A stretch of the Amycolatopsis sp. BJA-103 genome encodes the following:
- a CDS encoding helix-turn-helix transcriptional regulator gives MSGPDLRVAVHTADPLTLAGLVGMLSQAEELEVVPAGTRGADVLVAAEDPVDHDLPVLRRAVSEQGGLPGVLITGPLPPEGYRSAAAAGVRRALPHQAAGTELLIAEVLAARTAVTTTAARLAAGYDAMVGGPDETSRFHEREIRVLRMIADGKDTGEIGAAMGYSQRTIKNILHQAQHRLALRNRAEAVAAAIRAGLI, from the coding sequence GTGAGCGGGCCGGACCTCCGGGTGGCCGTCCACACGGCCGACCCGCTGACCCTGGCGGGGCTGGTCGGCATGCTGTCGCAGGCCGAGGAGCTCGAAGTCGTCCCGGCCGGTACCCGGGGCGCGGACGTGCTGGTGGCCGCCGAGGATCCGGTCGACCACGACCTCCCGGTTCTCCGGCGCGCGGTGTCCGAACAGGGCGGCCTGCCCGGCGTCCTGATCACCGGGCCGCTGCCGCCCGAGGGCTATCGCTCGGCCGCGGCCGCCGGGGTGCGCCGCGCGCTGCCGCATCAGGCGGCTGGGACGGAACTGCTGATCGCGGAGGTCCTGGCCGCGCGGACGGCGGTCACGACCACCGCCGCGAGGCTGGCCGCCGGGTATGACGCCATGGTGGGCGGCCCCGACGAAACTTCGCGGTTCCACGAACGCGAGATCCGTGTGCTGCGGATGATCGCCGACGGCAAGGACACCGGCGAGATCGGCGCGGCGATGGGCTACTCGCAGCGGACCATCAAGAACATCCTGCACCAGGCCCAGCACCGGCTGGCGCTGCGGAACCGGGCGGAGGCGGTGGCCGCCGCCATCCGGGCCGGGCTGATCTGA
- a CDS encoding BTAD domain-containing putative transcriptional regulator, giving the protein MDEVPSLTVRLLGGAPARHGSGEIALGPAQRQAVFAALALHAGQFVSRKDIIDAVWGERPPDSATGIVYTYVSALRRALEPVGEPLVATRAGYSLDLPRQQVDVHVFEAELERARTYRLAGEHHRELESLRSALAQWRGSALTGIPGPFAETQRARLNELRMGALERQAEVALHLGGYRELVGELAVLVERHPLHEGLHRMLVTALFRSGRQAEALAAFDSARETIIEQSGLEPGPELLALRQRVLDGDPSLHHQDQPERHRPTRALPERPSAFVGREFELGRLRRHLSALLDEGRGGTVWLDGEAGSGKSALLAEALAAAGNRTRRVEADELTSAVPLSLIADCLGGEALDNLTKTVTELCEDGPRVLVFEDLHWADEDSLLAWQRLHRLTAHLPLLLIGSARPLPRRRTLDVLRSRLDGEIVSLPPFDGPAVAALAEETLARDPGEDFLGFAAEYTAGNAGYLCELFTEFAEGHDLAAAPHRRITAVVEDHLATLSVACKRTLTSAALLGSSFTVADLTGVTGRELRALIEAVEEALAARVLETEGDRLRFRVPLVRSVFAANTPPAIRAVLHQEIAATMVGSGAPADRVAEQLLQVGDELTARWIPQWLLDNVGLLSTGHAVELLHLLSHQRNLTEEQHQGLAGELAALLLPETGTETSWPTARTTGAAQPWCAPLHALARPGVPPQRGVV; this is encoded by the coding sequence ATGGACGAGGTTCCCTCGCTGACGGTGCGGCTACTGGGCGGCGCCCCAGCCCGGCACGGCTCCGGCGAGATCGCCCTGGGTCCCGCTCAGCGGCAAGCGGTGTTCGCCGCGCTCGCCCTGCACGCCGGCCAGTTCGTCTCCCGCAAGGACATCATCGACGCCGTGTGGGGTGAGCGGCCCCCGGACAGCGCCACCGGCATCGTCTACACCTACGTCTCCGCACTGCGCCGCGCGCTGGAGCCCGTGGGCGAGCCGCTCGTCGCCACCCGCGCCGGTTACAGCCTCGACCTGCCGAGACAGCAGGTCGACGTCCACGTCTTCGAAGCCGAATTGGAACGGGCCCGCACCTACCGGCTCGCGGGCGAGCACCACCGGGAGCTGGAGTCGCTGCGCTCCGCGCTCGCTCAGTGGCGGGGCTCCGCGCTGACCGGGATCCCCGGTCCCTTCGCCGAAACCCAGCGCGCCCGGCTGAACGAACTGCGCATGGGCGCGCTCGAACGCCAGGCCGAGGTCGCGTTGCACCTGGGCGGCTATCGCGAGCTCGTGGGCGAGCTGGCCGTGCTGGTCGAGCGCCATCCGTTGCACGAAGGCCTGCACCGCATGCTGGTCACCGCGTTGTTCCGGTCCGGCAGGCAGGCCGAAGCACTGGCCGCGTTCGACAGCGCCCGCGAGACGATCATCGAGCAGTCCGGTCTCGAACCCGGTCCGGAGCTGCTGGCGCTGCGACAGCGGGTCCTGGACGGCGACCCGTCGCTGCACCACCAGGACCAGCCGGAACGCCACCGGCCGACGCGGGCGCTGCCCGAACGGCCGTCCGCCTTCGTCGGCCGCGAGTTCGAACTGGGCCGGTTGCGCCGTCACCTGTCCGCGTTGCTGGACGAAGGCCGCGGCGGGACGGTGTGGCTGGACGGCGAGGCGGGCAGCGGCAAGAGCGCGCTCCTTGCGGAGGCCCTCGCCGCGGCGGGAAACCGGACGCGCCGGGTCGAAGCCGACGAACTGACCAGCGCGGTCCCGCTGAGCCTCATCGCCGACTGCCTCGGCGGGGAGGCGCTCGACAATCTCACCAAGACGGTCACCGAACTGTGCGAGGACGGGCCGCGGGTACTCGTCTTCGAGGATCTGCACTGGGCCGACGAGGACAGCCTGCTCGCCTGGCAGCGCCTGCACCGGCTCACCGCGCACCTGCCGCTGCTGCTGATCGGCTCCGCGCGACCCCTCCCCCGGCGTCGCACGCTCGACGTCCTCCGCTCGCGGCTCGACGGCGAGATCGTCTCGCTGCCGCCGTTCGACGGCCCGGCCGTCGCCGCGCTCGCCGAGGAGACCCTGGCCAGGGATCCCGGTGAGGACTTCCTCGGGTTCGCCGCCGAGTACACCGCGGGCAACGCCGGTTACCTGTGCGAGCTGTTCACCGAATTCGCCGAAGGCCACGACCTGGCGGCCGCGCCGCACCGCCGGATCACCGCCGTGGTGGAAGATCATCTCGCCACGCTTTCCGTGGCGTGCAAGCGAACGCTGACCTCGGCCGCACTGCTCGGCTCGTCGTTCACGGTCGCCGACCTGACCGGTGTGACCGGCCGCGAGCTGCGGGCGCTGATCGAAGCGGTCGAGGAGGCGCTCGCCGCGCGTGTGCTGGAAACCGAAGGGGACCGCCTGCGGTTCCGCGTCCCCCTGGTGCGTTCGGTGTTCGCCGCGAACACCCCGCCCGCCATCCGCGCCGTGCTGCACCAGGAGATCGCCGCGACCATGGTGGGCTCCGGCGCGCCCGCGGACCGCGTCGCCGAGCAGCTGCTCCAGGTGGGCGACGAGCTGACGGCGCGGTGGATCCCGCAATGGCTGCTCGACAACGTAGGCCTGCTGTCCACCGGGCACGCGGTCGAACTGCTCCACCTGCTTTCGCACCAGCGGAACCTCACCGAGGAGCAGCACCAGGGCCTGGCAGGCGAACTCGCCGCGCTTTTGCTGCCCGAAACGGGCACGGAGACGTCCTGGCCCACCGCGCGCACGACGGGGGCCGCGCAGCCCTGGTGCGCGCCGCTGCACGCCCTCGCCCGCCCCGGTGTCCCGCCCCAGCGCGGCGTCGTCTGA
- a CDS encoding EF-hand domain-containing protein yields the protein MASDLQRRKISGVFAAMDVDGDGFLQERDFQALADRWARQRGPGDGPRLTGIMLSWWTTLLAASDLDRDDKVSLDEVLLVVDKLPDTPEAVIATADAMFEAIDENRDDLISAAEYRRLIEVWNGRPTDTDATFPLLDSDGDGMLSRNEFAALWLEFWAGDDARAPGTLVFGPLAA from the coding sequence ATGGCAAGCGACTTGCAACGGCGCAAGATCTCCGGTGTCTTCGCCGCGATGGACGTCGACGGCGACGGTTTCCTTCAGGAGCGGGACTTCCAGGCCCTGGCCGACCGCTGGGCGCGACAGCGCGGCCCCGGCGACGGGCCGCGCCTGACCGGCATCATGCTGAGCTGGTGGACGACCTTGCTGGCGGCCTCGGACCTCGACCGCGACGACAAGGTCTCCCTCGACGAAGTCCTGCTGGTGGTGGACAAGCTGCCGGACACGCCCGAGGCCGTGATCGCGACCGCCGACGCGATGTTCGAAGCGATCGACGAGAACCGCGACGACCTGATCTCCGCGGCGGAGTACCGCCGGCTGATCGAGGTCTGGAACGGCCGCCCGACCGATACCGACGCCACGTTCCCGCTGCTGGACTCCGACGGCGACGGGATGCTGTCCCGGAACGAGTTCGCCGCGCTGTGGCTGGAGTTCTGGGCGGGCGACGACGCCAGGGCGCCGGGCACGCTCGTCTTCGGCCCGCTCGCGGCCTGA
- a CDS encoding ATP-binding protein, with the protein MADVDEVTEQILERVTGTGAPCVWVTGPAGAGRTTLLARLRERLSESGQGVSSARFTQTGDLAPGGFPWPAPATGAADDPAVAGRAARAVAVPILGGGGHVLMLDDTQWMGRDSLAVLEALIRRLDGTSARLICATRTPVREVAEGLALVRRLRADGLVHPVRLLPLKAEEITRPVVEALGAVPSASLRDRLHELSRGVPAALRQALDLLRAQGAIRIVDRRAYLVPGTAVPLRSVPLDPERLAVAKAAAVLHPLGEAMPSLISGVLAQDPAETLAILEVLRADGVLHRGRGWRFTVPVVAYALIAELGPFERRRFSAAAVTALWNGTAHTSDPYYLADRIAEAGKLIDPRRALAELLDNAAFLPDDQTTRGARWLRAAVELTEDRPQRARVTLLHTMWCHLNGDHDQSLAGTRRLLEEFPDRLSADAAQEAQSIAVCALHNSGNTAELARIATNPPEWSVASSAIALSLLDRWAEAAELLAENDSWRTESTVSAMLGELFGGLAELWAGRSARFGANLTERERWPLRTARRPRNDQITSYVTALLVLGERARAEKLLADEVFPETGLRDSERSLLAAMRGDSARAVDFAHRSVADRSRRGYDTGSAAMHLSTVSVLLSQGRFSAARELLTAARATAPMLAHLLDIAEARVDIALGETDRAAKRLHAATCGLAVGTDIAWADLAELALRNNDRAGAKKALDALEDLASAMPTGRVLLHRHLVRACLGREPAGECLWLARERAQPLELAVAAERLVRHGATDPKVLTEVYEVLGSLDALLYRARLRNLMRENGIEIPGGQETVAENEHLLALLAGEGLTNEQLATALQTSQKSVEGRLSLLFSRTGYRSRIELATALLNGRYAS; encoded by the coding sequence ATGGCGGACGTGGACGAGGTGACCGAGCAGATCCTGGAGCGTGTCACCGGCACGGGCGCCCCCTGCGTATGGGTGACCGGACCGGCGGGCGCCGGCCGGACCACGCTGCTCGCCCGGTTGCGCGAGCGGCTTTCCGAGTCAGGGCAAGGGGTTTCGAGCGCACGCTTCACACAGACGGGTGACCTGGCTCCCGGCGGCTTTCCCTGGCCCGCCCCGGCGACGGGCGCGGCCGACGACCCCGCGGTGGCCGGGCGTGCGGCGCGGGCGGTGGCCGTGCCGATCCTCGGCGGTGGCGGGCACGTGCTGATGCTCGACGACACCCAGTGGATGGGCCGCGACTCGCTGGCCGTCCTGGAGGCATTGATCCGGCGGCTGGACGGTACTTCCGCGCGGTTGATCTGCGCTACTCGCACCCCGGTCCGTGAGGTGGCCGAAGGACTCGCCCTCGTGCGGCGGCTGCGGGCCGACGGCCTGGTGCATCCCGTGCGGCTGCTGCCGTTGAAGGCGGAGGAGATCACGCGGCCGGTCGTCGAGGCGCTGGGCGCCGTTCCGAGCGCTTCGCTGCGGGATCGCCTGCACGAACTCAGCCGGGGTGTCCCCGCCGCGCTGCGCCAGGCCTTGGACCTGCTGCGCGCGCAAGGCGCGATCCGGATCGTCGACCGGCGCGCGTATCTCGTCCCCGGGACCGCGGTGCCGTTGCGGTCCGTGCCGCTGGATCCCGAGCGGCTCGCGGTCGCGAAGGCCGCCGCCGTCCTGCATCCGCTCGGCGAGGCGATGCCGTCGCTGATCAGCGGGGTGCTGGCACAGGATCCCGCGGAAACCCTGGCGATCCTCGAAGTCCTGCGCGCCGACGGGGTGCTGCACCGCGGCCGCGGATGGCGGTTCACCGTGCCGGTGGTGGCCTACGCGCTGATCGCCGAACTCGGCCCCTTCGAGCGGCGGCGGTTCTCCGCGGCCGCCGTCACCGCGTTGTGGAACGGGACCGCGCACACGTCCGACCCGTACTATCTCGCCGACCGGATCGCCGAAGCGGGCAAGCTGATCGATCCGCGGCGCGCGCTCGCGGAACTGCTCGACAACGCGGCCTTCCTGCCCGACGACCAGACCACCCGCGGCGCGCGGTGGCTGCGCGCCGCCGTCGAACTGACCGAGGACCGGCCACAACGCGCGAGGGTGACCCTTCTCCACACCATGTGGTGCCACCTCAACGGCGATCACGACCAGAGTCTCGCGGGCACGCGGCGGTTGCTGGAGGAATTCCCCGACCGGCTTTCCGCCGACGCCGCACAGGAAGCGCAGTCGATCGCCGTCTGCGCGCTGCACAACTCCGGCAACACGGCCGAGCTGGCGAGGATCGCCACGAACCCGCCGGAATGGTCGGTGGCGTCGAGCGCGATCGCGCTGAGCCTGCTGGACCGGTGGGCCGAAGCCGCCGAACTGCTGGCGGAGAACGATTCGTGGCGCACCGAGTCGACGGTTTCCGCGATGCTGGGCGAACTTTTCGGCGGCCTGGCCGAACTCTGGGCAGGCCGCTCCGCACGGTTCGGCGCGAATCTGACCGAGCGCGAGCGGTGGCCGTTGAGGACGGCGAGGCGGCCGCGGAACGACCAGATCACGTCGTACGTCACCGCGCTGCTGGTGCTGGGCGAACGGGCGCGGGCGGAAAAGCTGCTCGCCGACGAGGTCTTCCCGGAAACCGGTCTGCGCGACAGCGAACGTTCACTGCTCGCGGCCATGCGCGGCGATTCCGCCCGCGCGGTCGACTTCGCCCACCGCAGCGTGGCCGACCGTTCGCGGCGCGGCTATGACACCGGCTCGGCCGCGATGCACCTGTCGACCGTGTCGGTCCTGCTGTCGCAGGGACGGTTCAGCGCGGCACGAGAGCTGCTGACCGCCGCCCGCGCCACCGCGCCGATGCTGGCGCATCTGCTCGACATCGCCGAAGCGCGGGTCGACATCGCGCTGGGCGAAACCGACCGCGCCGCCAAACGCCTGCACGCGGCCACCTGCGGACTCGCCGTCGGGACGGACATCGCCTGGGCCGATCTCGCCGAACTGGCATTGCGCAACAACGACCGCGCGGGGGCGAAGAAGGCACTCGACGCGCTGGAGGACCTCGCTTCCGCGATGCCGACCGGGCGGGTGCTGCTGCACCGCCATCTGGTCCGGGCCTGCCTCGGCCGCGAGCCCGCCGGCGAATGTCTCTGGCTGGCCCGCGAACGCGCGCAACCGCTCGAACTGGCCGTCGCGGCCGAACGGCTGGTCCGGCACGGCGCGACGGATCCGAAGGTGCTCACCGAGGTGTACGAGGTGCTCGGGTCGCTGGACGCGCTGCTGTACCGCGCGCGGCTGCGGAACCTGATGCGGGAGAACGGGATCGAGATTCCCGGCGGCCAGGAGACGGTCGCCGAGAACGAGCACCTGCTGGCACTGCTGGCGGGCGAAGGGCTGACGAACGAACAACTGGCGACGGCGCTGCAGACGAGCCAGAAAAGCGTCGAGGGACGGTTGAGCCTGCTCTTCAGCCGGACCGGCTACCGTTCCCGGATCGAACTGGCCACGGCGCTGCTGAACGGCCGATACGCCTCGTGA
- a CDS encoding helix-turn-helix transcriptional regulator — protein MTQLHQAAPLIERQHAIIELLRVRAPRRVTGMSLAESTGVSLRTVERDITRLREAGVPIAIHRGPRGGYGIDARSVLPPVSLTPGEASALIASLVAVGPYTSAVAQSALGKILDALTE, from the coding sequence ATGACCCAGTTACACCAGGCGGCGCCCCTGATCGAACGGCAGCACGCGATCATCGAACTGCTGCGGGTGCGGGCGCCGCGCCGGGTGACGGGCATGAGTCTCGCGGAGTCGACCGGGGTGAGCCTGCGGACCGTGGAACGCGACATCACGCGCCTGCGCGAAGCGGGTGTTCCCATCGCCATCCACCGAGGGCCACGCGGCGGCTACGGCATCGACGCGCGGTCCGTGCTGCCGCCGGTCTCGCTGACCCCGGGCGAGGCCTCGGCGCTCATCGCCTCACTGGTCGCCGTCGGCCCGTACACCTCGGCGGTGGCGCAATCCGCACTGGGCAAGATCCTCGACGCGCTCACCGAATAA
- a CDS encoding helix-turn-helix transcriptional regulator has product MDTETRQITVAVHAPDPITTAGLASQLGTQQGIDIRDWEQRADTDVLVFAAEWLTPEIVLWLRRLASEDGKPVVLVVSQISEAELVPAIECRVVAVLPRSATTGERLAHAVRAAASGGGVLPPSLLGELLKHVERLQREVLDPMGVNTAGLTTREIDVLRLMADGKDTVEIAGELCYSERSVKHIIQGITGRLKLKNRPHAVAYAVRAGVI; this is encoded by the coding sequence GTGGACACGGAAACCCGACAGATCACCGTGGCGGTGCACGCGCCCGATCCGATCACCACGGCGGGCCTGGCCAGTCAGCTGGGCACGCAGCAGGGGATCGACATCCGGGACTGGGAGCAGCGCGCCGACACCGACGTACTGGTGTTCGCCGCCGAATGGCTCACCCCCGAGATCGTGCTGTGGCTGCGACGGCTCGCCTCCGAGGACGGCAAGCCGGTGGTGCTCGTGGTGAGCCAGATCAGCGAGGCGGAACTGGTCCCCGCGATCGAATGCCGGGTGGTGGCGGTCCTGCCGCGTTCGGCGACGACCGGTGAGCGGCTCGCGCACGCCGTCCGCGCGGCGGCGTCCGGCGGCGGGGTGCTCCCGCCGAGCCTGCTCGGCGAACTGCTCAAGCACGTCGAACGGCTGCAACGCGAGGTGCTCGACCCGATGGGCGTCAACACCGCCGGGCTCACCACGCGGGAGATCGACGTCCTGCGCCTGATGGCCGACGGCAAGGACACCGTCGAGATCGCGGGCGAGCTCTGCTACTCGGAGCGCAGCGTGAAGCACATCATCCAGGGCATCACCGGACGACTGAAGCTGAAGAACCGGCCGCACGCCGTCGCCTACGCGGTGCGGGCCGGGGTCATCTAG
- a CDS encoding MFS transporter: MTSPFAFPGDFRRLWIGQTISAFGDKVSRVTLPTVALLGLGGTAWDVGLLAALRFVPFVLIGSVAGVWVDRFPRRGTMIWADAGRLVAMGSIPAAYLFGVLTLGQLFVVAGVVGVLTVFFEVAAQSYLPVLAGPDGIVAGNERLQTSRAVAEVGGAAAAGGLMQVLGTALAILADALSFLASLVSLLLMRHREQPAVKPQKPRSALAEAKEGLAVLLSDSRLRNLMSASTTVNLGVATATALVLVFAYDDGKLSPGAVGLAFAIGTVGLILGAVSSGAIARRLTLGRTLATSILMTGLGFLLLPAGGQGAALAMLIVSQFLIGFADSVFNIHVLSLVQRITPPEMMGRVNGTALSVVFGTGTLGGLAAGFVGTVFGTVPGLVLSAGIICCGAVFVLVNPLRTIRSGADEEALQRSGASATRDKESRTAC, translated from the coding sequence ATGACTTCACCTTTCGCTTTCCCCGGCGACTTCCGGCGCCTGTGGATCGGTCAGACGATCAGCGCGTTCGGAGACAAGGTCTCACGGGTGACGTTGCCGACGGTCGCGCTGCTCGGGCTCGGCGGGACCGCCTGGGACGTCGGACTGCTGGCCGCGTTGCGGTTCGTGCCGTTCGTGCTGATCGGTTCGGTGGCCGGTGTGTGGGTCGACCGGTTCCCGCGCCGCGGGACGATGATCTGGGCCGACGCCGGCAGGCTGGTGGCGATGGGGTCGATCCCGGCCGCGTATCTGTTCGGCGTGCTCACTCTCGGCCAGTTGTTCGTGGTCGCGGGGGTGGTCGGAGTGCTGACGGTCTTCTTCGAAGTCGCCGCGCAGTCGTATCTGCCGGTGCTGGCCGGACCGGACGGGATCGTGGCGGGCAACGAACGGTTGCAGACCTCCCGCGCGGTCGCCGAGGTCGGTGGCGCGGCCGCCGCGGGCGGGCTGATGCAGGTCCTCGGGACCGCGCTCGCGATCCTGGCCGACGCCTTGTCCTTCCTCGCTTCGCTGGTGTCATTGTTGCTGATGCGTCACCGCGAGCAGCCAGCCGTCAAGCCGCAGAAGCCGCGATCGGCGCTGGCGGAGGCCAAGGAAGGGCTGGCGGTGTTGCTGTCCGACTCTCGGCTGCGCAACCTCATGTCCGCGAGCACGACGGTGAACCTCGGCGTGGCGACGGCGACCGCTCTCGTGCTGGTTTTCGCCTACGACGACGGGAAGCTGAGTCCTGGCGCCGTCGGCCTCGCGTTCGCGATCGGCACGGTGGGCCTCATCCTGGGCGCGGTCTCCTCCGGCGCGATCGCCCGCAGGCTTACTCTCGGCCGGACGCTGGCGACCTCGATCCTGATGACCGGCCTGGGTTTCCTGCTGCTGCCCGCAGGCGGGCAGGGGGCCGCGCTCGCCATGTTGATCGTGAGTCAGTTCCTCATCGGTTTCGCCGACTCGGTGTTCAACATCCACGTGCTCAGCCTGGTCCAGCGCATCACGCCGCCGGAAATGATGGGCAGGGTCAACGGGACCGCGCTCTCGGTGGTCTTCGGCACCGGGACGCTCGGCGGCCTGGCCGCTGGCTTCGTCGGCACGGTCTTCGGCACCGTGCCCGGGTTGGTGCTGTCAGCCGGGATCATCTGCTGCGGCGCGGTGTTCGTCCTCGTCAACCCCTTGCGGACGATTCGGTCGGGAGCGGATGAGGAGGCGCTTCAGCGGTCCGGGGCGAGCGCCACCAGGGATAAGGAATCCCGAACAGCTTGTTGA
- a CDS encoding HPP family protein: MTRIRRTAYVALSSFGCIVFIGLCAILSGAPLLFPSLGPTAFLVFASPRAPGASPRNTVLGHLAGVLAGLTGLAVTGLLTAAPDLTHPSWARIGAAAIALGLTCAAMAALEIPHPPAGATTLIIALGLLHTAPQVVAVLVGVALIALLAVLVNKLFGIPYPWWRSPRTAEAPPHPLPTESSARG; encoded by the coding sequence ATGACCAGGATCCGCCGCACCGCCTACGTCGCGCTGAGTTCCTTCGGCTGCATCGTGTTCATCGGCCTCTGCGCGATCCTTTCGGGCGCTCCCCTGCTGTTCCCTTCGCTCGGGCCCACCGCGTTCCTGGTGTTCGCGAGTCCGCGGGCGCCGGGCGCGAGCCCGCGCAACACGGTGCTCGGTCACCTGGCCGGTGTCCTCGCGGGACTCACCGGCCTCGCCGTCACCGGGCTGCTGACCGCCGCCCCGGACCTGACCCATCCTTCCTGGGCCAGGATCGGGGCGGCGGCGATCGCGCTGGGCCTCACCTGCGCCGCGATGGCCGCGCTGGAGATTCCCCATCCACCCGCCGGGGCGACCACCCTGATCATCGCGCTCGGTCTCCTGCACACCGCTCCGCAGGTCGTCGCGGTCCTGGTGGGCGTCGCCCTCATCGCGCTGCTCGCCGTGCTGGTCAACAAGCTGTTCGGGATTCCTTATCCCTGGTGGCGCTCGCCCCGGACCGCTGAAGCGCCTCCTCATCCGCTCCCGACCGAATCGTCCGCAAGGGGTTGA